The sequence below is a genomic window from Neodiprion pinetum isolate iyNeoPine1 chromosome 7, iyNeoPine1.2, whole genome shotgun sequence.
aatcttctTTACTGTGAACGACTACCTAAGCATATGTTGAAGGGTATAATTCAAAcctgggattttttttttttttgcacagcGCCAAACTGGGAGTGATTGAACCAGAACAAGAACAACGTGCGGATTGAGAGTATATGACAAAACGTAACATTTCTTCGTAAATATGGTGTATAGCAAAAGACTGCCCTGTATTAGCTTAATTATTATAACCTTTATTTTCATATGCattattgatttaaaaataatttaattattataatattataataataagtttaaatcgagaaaaaactatacttattttcatgtatattttaaaaaaagcgTTCGGTTCACGACTTTACATTTCGTACTATACGTGCTTAACGTATAttcttctataataattaagctGATACAGGGCAGTCTTTTGCTATACAACATATTTACTAGTATAGTAGTAACTATACGTAGTAACATTTACTACGTGTATTACGTAACATTTCTTCGTAAATATTGTGTAGAGCAAAAGACTGCCCTATATCAGCTTAATTATTATAGCCTATATTTTCATATGCATTATTGTttccaaaataatataaacataataatatagTAATAAGTTTATATTGAGAAAAAGACTATACTTACTTTCACGTATATTTCGAAAGAAGCCTTTGGTTCACGACTTTACATTTCGTACTACGCACTAGTATAGTATGTGTAGTAACATTTACTACGTGTGTTACGTAACAtttctttgtaaatattgtgtaaagCAAAAAACTGCCCTACATCAGCTCAATTATTGAAACCTATATTTTCATATGCATTATTGTTcccaaaataatataattataataatataacgataAGTTTATATTGAGAAAAAGACTATACTTACTTTCACGTATATTTCAAAAGAAGCCTTCGATTCACGACTTAATATGGACATGAGTCTGTacgattttataatatatttgaaaataaataactttgtaagatacctatataattaatcattttacTCAGATTCAGGACTTTCTTCATTAcctgaaagatttttgaaatgtatTGTGGAATATATCAGAAACATTTTCACTATATCTTTCGGAAATGTTTCAGCAATATATCAGTCACCATTTTCAGATATATCgctgaaaaatttccgaaatatatcgcggaaatatttctgacatattacCGAAATGtttctgacatatttttgACATATGTCAGCTATAAAACGTTAGTTATATATGCGGACATggacatatttctgaaatgttgCAATGGAATATAACATGTTTCTGATGAgacatttctgaaatatattgcggaaatatttctgaaacatttctgaaacatATTGTGCTGTGTGGGTATAGCTTTGAAAACAGATAAGACTGTAATACAATAGATGTATAATCAATACAATATAGAGCTGAACGTATTGCTGTAATAATCCATAAAACCAGTGTGAGAGTAAAAAATCACCGTGTCAAGCCGGACTCGGCATTGGAGACAAGGATTAGGTGGGAGAGGAAATTCGCTTTAACCAGGGACTCTACGAGAAGACGCCGAAAGAACAACAGTGACTCAATACCTCATAGTCctcatttcatttcgtttttggCAATTTTGCAACGTACCTTCCAATTCAATCAATGAATTCcagcaaaattttcttctaaaatAGGTCAAAACGTACTAAATTTATGGAGTTCATAACAACGAACAGTGAAAAGCCATCTACGAACACGTAATTTGTGTAACGAAAACTGCGGAACCGACTACGGCaatgataaaaagaaatatacgttaagtaaaacaaacaaaaaggAGAACTATGAATTAACTGTTTTATGCAAGAAGAAGACTAGTTATAGACGCATTAGgatgaaaatacattttataatgAGCATTCTATGCATAAAAGGCGTATTGTTATCTTGTGAATGAATGGATTGATGAAgaatgatttgaaatgatcaatatttgcaattttgttCATACAATCATACACCCCTGGTTTATTTACTTGTTAAACAAATAAACGCGTTTTTGATTCTCATGTACACCTCATCTGTGCAATTAAGCAAGATCCTAacttacaataaattttgtcACATTTATTCTGAatatcaattaaataaatgattcATTAAATATACAAAAGTTGTTAAAATAAATCTGCACACCAGTGACTACGAAGTCTCCAGAACCATGAATACAAATCATCTAGCATAAACTATAGAATTCTTTTCGAAACGCCGTACTGTGCCTGAGGCAAACGTACACTTgaggacaatgaatctgagacggataatttttcacactagacagttacgttggcaacgcagagaaacctacagcgtcACAGTCACCCGAGCGCAAAACAAACTCAAtgtcaataaacgtaacataacccatgaccgttgAATCAAGTTGAAAGCAAGTGACCTAAATTGCATACGTAGTAACGCTGTATAGCTAGCAACCAACACACCAGAATGATCCCCAGAAATCTCCCAAAGTcaataattttaacaaaaatactgattgtaaaaaaaaaccattcacACACGAATAAATCCTAGAACAACGACTATTTAATATTTAACACCTAATTCTTTCAGCCAGACAGCAATATGGATTTCGATGAGAATTATAAGTAAAATACCTTGCAAAGATTGCAATGATGCAATTTTCGAATGGATATCAATATTAATCAAGCAACTATTATATCCCATAGATAAGTCATTATACTTTCAGTTAGTTGATAaaacatataaatattcaataacACCTCAGTAAGTTGGTATATTGTAAACTCAAAACATATTGAAGCTCAACGACCTTGAGAAATCCTACGCTACAAAATAAGACTAACACAACACAATATGAATCATCGAAACTCATACGCATTCCGACAGTCACACCGCCACATAACCCTATAGATCTGCTCGAGCTTTAATTACTGCCGTCGACGGAAGAAGCGTTATTGAACCACAAAAAACTAGAGGAAGGGATTAGAAGAACATGGCTACCAGTCCCTGTAAATCAGACCACCACGCGTCAAAACGCTCTCTTGGATCGTGCCCTCAGACTTGATATCTTGTTCTCTATTAATTCTGGTGTCATAATCATTTTACTTTCTTGCATTTAAACTTCCTCTGTTACCAGTTATGAAACGTCCATTTTGTATAACGCTTTCGTGGCTCGCACCACAGGTTCCACCTGTACTCTTCCTTCACCTAATCTTTCGGTACTCAACCATTTGCATACTATGCTACGTATTCAAAAGCAGTCTTAAAATTCTGAACCAATATTCTTTGTCGCGCAACCAGATATTCCATTTTCTTGAGAACGTAGTTCTGGCCGAACAACCAGCGATTATTTCATACTAACTCTGAAATGATTACAATCCGACATTTGGTATTCTGTAAACAGTTTATTGAAAGAATGAATACATTAAAGTATATTTCAAGTAgttctgaataaaattaatgccTGATCGTAGCGGAGTAACACCTCAACAGAGTTCGACGTTTTAAAAGTACGTGCACACAATTATTAATCACCTATCAGAAATCAATCCGGTTTGTCCGATGCGGGCGATTAAATCAAGTTGTCCAGTACATTTTAATGCTTACTCGGTATTTGGAGACCTAAAACAACTGATTATGCGTCCAACTGTATTTTCGTCAACATATTCCAGTGACtcatttctgaaaatttctgGTAGCCAGTAGTTACCTAACAAACGACCTGGAGTAAACGTGAAGTTTATTCTCACATCGAAATCCACAACCCTTCATAATTCATCGAGTTTAAATGCTTACCAAGGTCGACAGAAAAATGAATCATTCTTATCCAGTTCTTTTGAAGACATAATTTAATCTAATTAATGATCAATCAAACGAAAATCGGAAGATAAACAAAAGGGTACGTCTTGTCACGAAAAAAGAGGAAACAAAAGAGAATTATGGATTATCAGTCAATTATGGTGTAAGAGGAAATCGACTTTGAGTTCTGAAATCTAAGACGAAACATGGTGTGAAAGATCGTGGCACCAACTAATCTATCTATGTTTAAAGTTGGATTCTTACCGCGAAAGGGATTTTAAATTGTAGAATAATTACACAGGGGATCGTTTGGTACTGCATATATCTTTATTTCGTGAGTTTGGTCTTGTCTGTCCGTGTCCACTGCCCAGTCTCAACTGGCCGCTCGGACACCTACACACACCCCAGCACTCACAATGCAACCTGTGCGGAGTGTGTATTTACGTCCGTCACCACTACGTACTTATCttacatttatacatactcATCTCCTAATCAGGGATATCACACAAAGGTGTGACAATTAAGTCATGATATAAGTTACTCGAATTTTCTGTGTCAGATCTGAGGTTGTCCGAATATTTTTCCTGAACAATGTTGCACATTACAAGGACTAGCCttttttataatctttttcGCGTCAAAAAATAGTTCGTGACCCAAGGATTGATAACCATGTAGGGATTCGTCGGTTGGGTTCAATAAATGACATAATGTCCATTAGGCATTGTCGTTTGTATTATGCGACGTTTCGGCGGGCCCTGCCTGCCGTCTTCAGGCTTATTTAggaagaaaaacttttctaTTCATCTTAGAGAGTTTTTCCctcatttttcttatcttgTTTGTATTGACGTTGAACTGTTGTCTAGGGCAGGGCCCGTCAAACGTCGCATAATACAAACAATAATGCTTAATGGACATCAAGTTATTTATTGACCTCAACCGACGAATCCCTAAATGATTATGTTTAATATGTTGATACAGAGATACATTCTCGATCTCCACGTGGATGAACAAGGTAATTATTGGAAATGAATCTCAGAAATAACGATAACGCTTCAATATAGAAGACTCGGAGTTCGCCCGAGAGGGGGAGACgaaatgggtaaaaaaaaagaaaaaaagaaaaacgggaTTAGTAAAGTGTGATTGTGGGGGGGAGGGGCgagaagaacaagaacaaTCGGTAAAAGATTAtgttgaaagaatgtaaattcgaaaaactggtgatttcgaaaaattaacgacggagccaggaatcgaacctggcgtctagagatgcttgaccggaaGTTTACTCCACCAGACcgcctagccgccctgactctgttgccgttaatttctctcatcaccagtgagttcgaatttgtttccCTGTGCCCGGTTTATGTGTGAAtaagaagtttcttctctgcaAGCACTGTGTATAAGGAGACTCTAATGTGTAGATgttgtgtttacccttttttttcgaatttacattctttcaacaaatattcttCTTATTCACACATTAGAAACTTCTTATTCACACATAAACCGGGCacaggaaaacaaatttgaacttactggtgatgagagatattaacgacaacagggtcagggcggctaggtggtctagtggagtgaggcttcggtcaagcatctctagacgtcaggttcgattcctggctccgtcgttaatttttcgaaatcaccaattttttgaatttacattctctcaacaaatatttttctcgtaGATAAACGAtttgcacatccgcatatcattcaTTAGACGGCATTACTTGTCTTACgtggcttctcatcggaagcgaGGATTCAAAAAGGATAAACACAACATCTACACATTCGAGTCTCCTTTTACACAGTGCTtgcagagaagaaacttcttaTTCACGGTAAAAGATTATGTTTGTGAGGGATGAGTAGTGTAGATACGAGAGTTCCAACTCATAAAATGGTGGCGTACCGGCAAAGTACCCCGATTcctaccttaccgacagtcggTATGTTACCACCGCGATAGTGAGCCTCACCCATGATATTGTTACTGGCTGTTCACATAGATGGCGCcatcaatattttcacccgATTTTACCGACATACAGTtcgacaatgaattatttgcttagtcagatgagcagccatttcgatttttgcttagtcagatgagcagacatttcaaattttttattgttagatgGCACACAATCACCTCGGAATTTTTATCTCTgatcttaccgacagttggCGTTACCGGGTGTTGCCGCAGGTTTGTCGTATGTGGCGCCCCCACCGCATTATCGGTCAATCAATAttccaccgatcgactctgcgTAATGTTTCCAATGCTCGCCGCAGGATATCTACTTTTCTTCACTAGCCACGTTGTCAAACACCAGTTTCTGCACGAGGGATTTTTCAAATGCGACAGAAGTTTCAAACAGCTATTCGAATTTGTCACGAAAGGAGACACGCTCACCCTCCACCGAGCAAAAACCAATCTGCCAACCGTTTGTGGGGTGTACACTACGTGATGTGCAGGCAAAAATGTAACGCGGCAACAGTATAAgctgggaaaattttctcaagagcacgctacctgctttttttaagaccgatttttttctcgttgcaTGTCCCACGCTAATATGGTTGAGGTGTGCAGGCTTAGACCTGTTCGCCATAAAAAGTCATAAATCCCAAAAACGGTATGTACACAAACCACCTGGTCAAGAATAGGCAAGACCAGATTTTTCTCCCCTCAAACGCCGGTCACTACCCGCTTTTTCGTTGACGGATTTTCCCATGACAAGCCCTACGCTGATTAGGGTTGGGGTGTGTAGGCTCAGACTTGTTtgtcatgaaaatttttcattctttgatGGTGGGTCGTGGTACAAAGCTTCGACCCCCCACCACCACActcaaattcttgcgatctatcgacATATATTAGCTCATTGCATCCAATGAAGACTCGTCAGTCtcacacgatacgtgcaagttGAAAGTTGTACAAAGTTCTGCTTATATTAACATTAAAGTCATGGCCGCCGAAACATACTCGAATCTCGTCAAGATGATGGAGAATGCGTAAAATTTGTTGGGTGAACTGCATCCTGAGCGGGAGAATGACGATATCTTGAAGCACTGGATTGACGTTGAAACGGAAAATCTTCAATTGCTACGGGATGTTTACAAGCGTCCGAGAACGAGCTTAGAAGCAAAACTGCACTGCAACTCTCTCTGCAACGACTCTGCAAATTCAACATGCAATCACACTTATGCAATCCTCCGTAGCGAAGATTTAGCAACAGCTGCGGCAGCGATAGCAGCAGTGGCAGCAGCAGCACACTGTGGTAATGGGCGCTAATAACGGCAGTCCTGCGGGCGTACAGTGGGACGATGTCAATAGTGCTTCTGCCAGCCGGATCCgaacgggggttgtcacaaatctcaGGAATAGGAATTTGGGGGCCTTTCTGGACGACGCGCAGCGGGTTATCGTTGAGCGATTGAGGCTGGTACTACGCGAGGAGGGAAATATGAAGGGTAACCTCACATTATCGTGCaaatatgaaaatacaaaGCACGACGGGATCGCGGAAGAAGTTGAAAGCTTCAACACCTCCAACACCTCGATACTCCCCTCGAGCGATATAGACGATTGGTTCACACACGCAAGGAACGATCTGCTTGTAAAGGttgaagattttgaaaaacgcgATTCTGGGTGGAGCATGATCGAGATCCTCAATACTACTGTTAACATCAACCGGTATCAGCCTCTCGCTGCGGGGCTTTCGATATTCGTTGAGCTGCCCAAGGATATTCAGCGGAAGAGAGCGGTGGTGAACGTGAAAAACGATGacgaaagatgccttctctggtccATCACTGCAGCCGTTCACTCAGTCAACACCAACACCGATAGGACTCACCACTATCGTCGGTATATCTCCGAGTTtaactgtacaggtatcacattccctgctactctacatgatgtgaaacagttagagaaattgaataatttgctaATCAATGTAAACGGTGAAgaatctcaaatttttacacatcaTGCAAAATCGGAAAAAAGCGACATCgggccaatttatttgagtgaaaatttgcatagcgtaaacGTTAACACGATTCTTCTTCTAATGCTTGAAAGTAATGACTGCCACGAAAATGATATGGCTTGCGAGTTCAAATCAAGATTCCACATTGCTTggatttgtaatatttttactcttgaatttttattgttcgGACACGTgtctataattttatttttttttcattatttacatAAACGTTTGAACAACAAATAAATCCTTGTCATACCgttccacacacacacactcataCAAACATCCGCACATTCAACATTcacaatattcaaaattgataattttgattttgtgagCTCAAACGAAAATAAGCTTCTAAATTTGAACAgattctttttatcttttaatTGCGATGAGATCCCTCGTTGGCTCCTCACCCCGGAATCCAGAATTGATAAGTGGTCCACGACGTTAGAATTTACTCATTTCGATTGATCAGATCAAAATAAGGCCGATGCTGAGTAAATAGGTCGTAGTCCGCGATGTGTTCTCTCCAACGGATCCGGGGCGAAAGAGAGCGAATTCACCAGCCGTCTGGTCAGCTCGCCGATATTTGGGAGAAGGGATTATCGATGATTTTCGAGAAATTCCTTCCATCTAGGTTTTCCAACAGGGCGCGACGATTCAAACGAAGAAGACCATTACAGATTGAAGATCTTccccgattggtgagcaaacaattgtctgatcATAATGGTCAGCTatttttatgtgacagatgtttgtgtCACTTTACCGTGAAACACGCCTACGACAACCATCGACAAAATTGCATTATgttaaataaagtacgcatggaatttcccaagtctaaaaattcaacattttaaaattttcaaaacaaaggtaCCGACCCATTTGTCGTTTACGCCGATCTAGAATGTATATTAGTCTGTACCGGTTGATGAATTACAGAATCACGTCTCAAACCGTAAAAcacataaattttaaaagcaTGTCCCGCACAGTATAGCATACTATTGTTGAGAGATATAAATTCGAACAATTtctgatttcgaaaaatgaaagacggagccaggaatcgaacctggcgtctacAGATGGTTagccggagccttactccactagaccacttagccgccctgactcttttgtcgttaatttctctgaTCACTGTTCGAGTTTAATTTTCATGAGCCGTGATATATGTGTGAATTCgagtttatttttctgtttgaGCACTGATATATGTAAGAATCTATGTAGATGGAGAATGTTTACATTTTCGATTCTTGCTTCGGATATGAAGTCAATTAAGACGGACAAGCCATCTAATAATATATATGCGGATATGCATATCGTTATTACGAGAATATATTTGTTGAGAGATATAAATTCGAACAATTTCTgatcttgaaaaattaacgacggagccaggaatcgaacctggcgtctagagatgcttgaccggacCCTTACTCCACCAGACCACCTAGCCACcgtgactctgttgtcgttaatttctctcttcaccagtgagttcaaatttgttttcttgtgcttggTATGTGTAAATAGAACGTTTTCGTCTCTTGAGCACCCGATGTAAGATTGTATGTAGATGAATGTATACATGTTGCAATCTTACGCTTCCGATGGGAAGCCACGCAAGACGGGTAAAGCCGTCTTATAAATGAAATAGCGGATGTGCATATCATTAATTACGAGAGAttatggagaatgtgcgaaatcacAAAGATGTTAAATTAGTCTCAAAATGGAAAGGaagaggtggtgcgagaacgcttattgcccgagcgAACTAttacagctgcaccgtatttgacgCTGATATGGTCaccattgaaatgaatcgagtcaaagttcacttcgctAAGCCTATATACATTGGCGCCGCAATTCTTAATCTATCCAAAATTATTCTCTACGATtttcactataattatattaaaaccaacttttcgaacaaACAAGCTAAATTGATGTACACCGACACCGACGACAGCCTTAttcatcaattcaatgtgcctaatatctatGATATCATCAAGCGTGATGTCGACGCAATGTTGGACACTTCTGACTGTCCTTCAGACAACGTGTACGGTATTCCgctgaaaaagaagaaacgtcTTGGTCTGATGAAGGATGAGAACAACGGAAAAATTATCACCGAGTTCATCGGATTACGAGCGAAACTGTACACATTTACCACCATGGGTGAGGACGAAACGAAACACATCAACGAGATCAAAGTATGCGAACGTGCTAAGGGTGTCAAAAGTTCAACGTTGAACACAATCACGTTTGacgattataagcgctgtctgttAGCCTATGAAGAGTCGGCCCGTCCTCAATGCTTAATACATAGCAAAAAGCATCAAGTTAGCGCCATCgttcagaaaaaattgtatctgaGTTAGCAAGATGACAAGCCGCAATTAATACCTGGgcagaccgacaccgtaccttgaGGGTTTGTCGCCGCCCTTCAATAGCTATGGGATAgaactgagggcatagaaccattgtaaatatttacgTTTGATGCCTCGGACGATTCACTATTAGGCGGAGACGTTTTGCCAATAATACGATATTGAACagatttgaagtttcaaatgtgaattcatatacttaacaattatttatttattgttgaTATATTGTGCAACTATTCATATTCATTCGTTTACCacattaaaaaagttttcagaaaatgaaaaaaagttttcagaaattttttttcccatttgattaacgtGTCAcctcctccagacttcatatttcttttccacactcttagttaccttacgctctgtagtctgcCCTTATCGTCGGCGAGTCAGCAGATTTTTCTCA
It includes:
- the LOC138191300 gene encoding uncharacterized protein; its protein translation is MGANNGSPAGVQWDDVNSASASRIRTGVVTNLRNRNLGAFLDDAQRVIVERLRLVLREEGNMKGNLTLSCKYENTKHDGIAEEVESFNTSNTSILPSSDIDDWFTHARNDLLVKVEDFEKRDSGWSMIEILNTTVNINRYQPLAAGLSIFVELPKDIQRKRAVVNVKNDDERCLLWSITAAVHSVNTNTDRTHHYRRYISEFNCTGITFPATLHDVKQLEKLNNLLINVNGEESQIFTHHAKSEKSDIGPIYLSENLHSVNVNTILLLMLESNDCHENDMACEFKSRFHIAWISKLMYTDTDDSLIHQFNVPNIYDIIKRDVDAMLDTSDCPSDNVYGIPLKKKKRLGLMKDENNGKIITEFIGLRAKLYTFTTMGEDETKHINEIKVCERAKGVKSSTLNTITFDDYKRCLLAYEESARPQCLIHSKKHQVSAIVQKKLYLS